The following coding sequences lie in one Fusarium poae strain DAOMC 252244 chromosome 1, whole genome shotgun sequence genomic window:
- a CDS encoding hypothetical protein (SECRETED:SignalP(1-25)): MSSASRPGINLVACIIVSWIAGVYATLPTPGASVFITPHAEYSSSVGVLGCKVDTNRIAYWPLAVGCDNICVKVSNEGRSLHLLRIDMSQGAYDISYDAWNYLASGASAMDNPQQGGEILMSYEVVETSECQHLLHEGKLPLSAANSMNYVALCASQSSSWVANNYQLYNINDPLCKFGVDERCDLDLATSNQPSCPSVLGNPLPMQSRVKNVAYGTGQLVPV; encoded by the coding sequence ATGTCCTCCGCTTCTCGACCTGGGATAAACCTCGTGGCCTGCATTATTGTTTCCTGGATTGCAGGTGTCTACGCTACTCTACCGACTCCGGGAGCTTCTGTGTTCATTACTCCACATGCAGAGTATTCTAGCTCGGTAGGAGTCCTAGGCTGCAAGGTTGATACGAATCGGATTGCTTATTGGCCCCTTGCCGTTGGATGTGATAATATATGTGTCAAGGTGTCTAATGAGGGACGTTCCCTTCATCTTTTGCGCATTGATATGTCCCAAGGCGCGTATGATATTTCTTACGATGCTTGGAATTATCTGGCGTCCGGCGCATCTGCCATGGATAACCCCCAGCAAGGTGGGGAAATCCTAATGTCGTACGAGGTCGTAGAAACATCAGAATGTCAACACCTACTCCATGAGGGGAAGTTGCCTCTGTCAGCGGCTAACAGTATGAATTACGTCGCTCTATGTGCTAGTCAGTCTTCGAGTTGGGTCGCAAACAACTATCAATTGTATAACATAAACGATCCCCTGTGCAAGTTTGGGGTAGATGAGAGATGCGACCTCGACCTAGCTACAAGTAATCAGCCAAGCTGTCCCAGTGTCTTAGGTAATCCTCTACCAATGCAGTCTAGAGTCAAGAATGTCGCGTACGGCACTGGTCAACTCGTCCCTGTATAG
- a CDS encoding hypothetical protein (MEROPS:MER0002161), whose product MVHSSPPHYCISIPTFTGSGSSLILELFIALSNYKTENRIRFAWWGAEEKGLLGSTSYTSNLAITDVNDLLVYLNFDMVGNGYFGVADTDGSSYGSKAPNGSEATEKIFADYFTSQGIETTPVALTNGSDYASFWQNLNKPFGFLHTGTGVEQDPCYHQACDTIDNVNSKTLTINAKVSPTVKRNLTQAAQNHQAAAHILATLDERGSKLIPKTKVTDTTLHSLQQRSVGTHLG is encoded by the exons ATGGTGCATTCCTCCCCCCCTCACTACTGTATATCTATCCCTACATTCACAGGCTCCGGCTCCTCCCTCATCCTAGAGCTCTTTATCGCCCTCTCAAACTACAAGACCGAAAATAGGATCCGCTTCGCTTGGTGGGGCGCCGAAGAAAAAGGTCTTCTCGGCAGCACATCCTACACGTCTAACCTGGCCATTACGGACGTCAATGACCTCCTCGTGTATCTTAACTTCGACATGGTTGGCAATGGCTACTTCGGCGTCGCTGACACGGACGGTAGTTCTTACGGATCTAAGGCGCCCAACGGCTCTGAGGCAACGGAGAAGATATTTGCAGATTACTTTACGAGCCAGGGGATTGAGACCACGCCTGTTGCGTTGACGAACGGAAGTGATTATGCTTCTTTCTGGCAGAATTTGAATAAGCCATTTGGGTTTTTGCACACT GGCACTGGCGTTGAGCAAGATCCTTGCTACCATCAAGCTTGTGACACTATCGACAATGTCAACTCCAAGACACTCACTATCAATGCTAAGGTGAGTCCAACTGTCAAACGCAACCTCACACAGGCTGCTCAAAATCATCAGGCTGCCGCACACATCCTTGCCACTCTCGATGAGCGAGGTTCCAAATTGATCCCTAAGACCAAGGTCACCGACACAACCCTTCACAGCCTTCAGCAGCGAAGTGTTGGAACTCATCTCGGGTAG
- a CDS encoding hypothetical protein (SECRETED:SignalP(1-20)): MRFGTTRATLMLLAPIHALAKSNKLDSVSFQADIKTDNLLLNLEALNDISFDSGGNRAFGLPGYNASADYIYKRVSEVKNAEVRRQYFTVISASVNFIDLRVDDKPIHISGLTYSPSTSGEGITAEIALGPEGAAGCDASSYDDLDVKGKIVLVQRFSCPNSDTLAGRVMAGAAAGASAVIFYHDLSTNVTGGSLSASNPEKYVPAGLIDLEDGMKAEGED; the protein is encoded by the exons ATGAGATTCGGCACTACACGTGCGACTCTGATGTTGCTGGCTCCTATCCATGCATTAGCCAAGAGTAACAAGCTCGACTCCGTCAGTTTCCAGGCCGACATCAAGACAGACAA CCTCTTGTTGAACCTCGAAGCTCTCAACGATATCTCCTTCGATAGCGGCGGTAACAGAGCCTTCGGCCTCCCCGGTTACAACGCATCCGCCGATTATATCTACAAGCGCGTCTCTGAAGTGAAAAACGCCGAAGTCCGGAGACAATACTTCACTGTGATCTCCGCCTCCGTAAATTTTATTGATCTCAGAGTTGATGATAAGCCCATCCATATCTCCGGCTTGACCTACTCGCCATCTACAAGCGGCGAGGGCATCACTGCCGAAATCGCCCTAGGACCTGAAGGCGCTGCAGGTTGCGATGCTTCTTCGTATGACGATCTTGatgtcaagggcaagatcGTGCTCGTGCAACGCTTCAGTTGTCCCAATAGTGACACTCTTGCTGGAAGAGTCATGGCTGGTGCTGCAGCGGGTGCCTCTGCAGTGATTTTTTATCACGATCTGTCGACGAATGTGACTGGGGGCTCGCTTAGTGCGTCTAACCCTGAGAAGTACGTTCCTGCGGGATTAATTGACCTTGAGGACGGAATGAAAGCTGAAGGAGAGGATTGA